In Amaranthus tricolor cultivar Red isolate AtriRed21 chromosome 5, ASM2621246v1, whole genome shotgun sequence, a genomic segment contains:
- the LOC130812878 gene encoding uncharacterized protein LOC130812878 → MVVPLKPGKFYGSSLPRPRFYTNVMYSDERVDPPTPVFDPLMSWAGEAHWSMGGLSFNRLRLQGKIEGNVNKLKKEREISLKKKLKNSPPVNKLNKKSGYRADSPPPAPISKKRRKRTKMADIDEDEEEDLDEEIEIEKINEEVKKNNGLKKRRRLVRKLGDDFELVAESNQRSPLKDLSNGGPSNGVALRTRSRASIERMDEDEGVNNGGKNSNSKGKKNGAENGKAEKIKEKNMSVSPNGSRSSPRLKQKSV, encoded by the coding sequence ATGGTAGTCCCTCTTAAACCTGGCAAATTCTACGGTAGCAGCCTTCCTCGCCCTAGGTTTTACACCAATGTCATGTACAGCGATGAGCGGGTCGATCCACCGACCCCGGTTTTCGATCCGTTGATGTCTTGGGCTGGGGAGGCTCATTGGTCTATGGGTGGTCTTAGCTTCAATCGCCTTCGTCTTCAAGGGAAGATTGAAGGTAATGTAAACAAGTTAAAGAAGGAAAGAGAAATTTCCTTGAAGAAGAAGTTAAAGAACTCACCACCCGTCAATAAACTGAACAAAAAGTCTGGGTATCGGGCTGATTCACCCCCGCCTGCTCCGATCTCAAAGAAGAGACGAAAGAGGACTAAAATGGCGGATATAgatgaagatgaggaagaagatcTGGACGAGGAGATTGAAATCGAGAAGATTAATGAAGAGGTAAAGAAAAATAATGGGTTAAAGAAGAGAAGAAGGCTAGTTAGGAAGCTTGGAGATGACTTTGAGTTGGTGGCTGAATCAAATCAGAGGAGCCCATTGAAGGATCTGAGCAATGGAGGTCCCTCCAATGGTGTTGCGTTACGGACTCGTAGCCGCGCCTCAATCGAGCGAATGGATGAAGATGAAGGTGTTAATAATGGTGGAAAGAACTCAAACTCAAAGGGTAAGAAAAATGGTGCTGAAAATGGTAAAGCCGAGAAAATCAAAGAGAAAAATATGTCAGTTTCTCCAAATGGTTCAAGGAGTTCTCCTAGATTGAAGCAGAAATCAGTTTGA